One segment of Salvelinus alpinus chromosome 1, SLU_Salpinus.1, whole genome shotgun sequence DNA contains the following:
- the LOC139566748 gene encoding trace amine-associated receptor 13c-like, which produces MEEHKDVQHCFHNSSCRKASLSTSIYITLYILFSLISAVTVFLNVLVIISISHFKQLHTPTNLLILSLAVTDFLVGLIAIPVVTVAVMESCWVFGKYFCVFFLFIGYLIISLSLGNLVLISIDRYVAVCYPLLYHSKITIPRIICWILITWCWCSIYNAAIANNSVTVQVPKMCFEECFIFEGFNWSKTIDFVIIMVVPCYIIITLYFKIFVAARSQARKIFSKEAATKSGVKIVQANTSERKAAKTLSIVVFTYLTCWISIFFLHFFFLQSLTYLLLLPFLNSLINPIIYAFFYPWFKAIAKHILTLMLRRL; this is translated from the coding sequence ATGGAGGAACACAAAGATGTTCAACACTGTTTTCATAACTCTTCTTGCAGGAAGGCTTCGCTATCGACATCTATTTACATAACACTGTACATTTTGTTCTCATTAATTTCAGCGGTTACAGTATTTTTGAACGTACTGGTGATCATCTCGATCTCTCACTTCAAGCAGCTCCACACTCCAACCAACCTGCTcatcctctctctggctgtgacAGATTTCCTGGTGGGACTGATTGCGATACCAGTAGTGACTGTGGCAGTAATGGAATCATGCTGGGTTTTTGGgaaatatttctgtgtgttttttcTCTTCATCGGTTACTTAATTATTTCTTTATCTCTGGGCAATTTGGTTTTGATATCTATTGACCGTTATGTAGCTGTGTGTTATCCCTTGTTGTACCACTCAAAAATAACAATACCAAGAATTATCTGTTGGATATTGATTACCTGGTGTTGGTGTAGCATATACAATGCTGCTATTGCAAATAACTCTGTAACTGTACAGGTACCCAAAATGTGTTTTGAAGAATGTTTTATTTTTGAAGGATTTAACTGGAGTAAAACCATTGACTTTGTAATTATAATGGTTGTCCCATGCTATATTATTATAACACTTTATTTCAAAATATTTGTGGCCGCCAGATCACAGGCCAGAAAGATATTTTCAAAAGAGGCTGCCACCAAGTCTGGTGTTAAAATTGTACAGGCAAATACGTCTGAGAGAAAAGCAGCAAAAACTCTATCTATTGTAGTTTTCACCTATCTCACTTGTTGGATTTCTAttttttttctacattttttttttctacAATCATTAACTTACTTACTCTTGCTGCCATTTCTTAATTCCTTAATTAATCCAATCATTTATGCTTTCTTTTATCCATGGTTCAAAGCGATAGCTAAACATATTTTAACTCTAATGTTAAGGCGTTTATAG
- the LOC139566826 gene encoding trace amine-associated receptor 13c-like, giving the protein MEDHEDAQYCFPGHNSSCRKVLLSTSIYITLYIFFLSIAAVTVFLNVLVVISISHFKQLHTPTNLLILSLALADVLVGLIVIPVGTVAIMESCWFLGKYFCVFYAYISYLILSISLGNLVLISIDRYVAVCDPLFYHSKITITRITCCIAIIWFCCIIYNAAFIKMTVNVEVPRTCFEECFIVEVRDLGSIIDFVITMIVPCSIIITLYLKIFLVARSQARKVFSKEAATQSGVKTVQVNKNERKAAKTLSIVVFTYLTCWIPIFFIQFFSHQSSVYLSFLPFLNSLTNPIIYAFFYPWFKVTAKHILTLKLRHS; this is encoded by the coding sequence ATGGAGGACCACGAAGATGCTCAATACTGTTTTCCAGGACATAACTCTTCTTGCAGAAAGGTTTTGCTATCAACATCGATTTACATAACACTGTACATATTCTTCTTATCGATTGCAGCGGTTACAGTCTTTTTGAACGTACTGGTGGTCATCTCTATCTCTCACTTCAAGCAGCTCCACACTCCAACCAACCTGCTcatcctctctctggctctggcaGATGTCCTGGTGGGACTGATTGTGATACCAGTAGGGACCGTAGCAATAATGGAATCATGCTGGTTTTTGGGgaaatatttctgtgtgttttatGCTTACATCAGTTATTTAATTCTATCCATATCTCTCGGCAATTTGGTATTGATATCCATTGACCGCTATGTTGCTGTGTGTGATCCCTTATTTTACCActctaaaataacaataacaagaatTACATGTTGTATAGCCATTATATGGTTTTGTTGTATCATATACAATGCTGCTTTTATAAAAATGACTGTAAATGTAGAAGTACCCAGAACGTGTTTTGAAGAATGTTTTATTGTTGAAGTACGTGACTTGGGTAGCATCATTGATTTTGTAATTACAATGATTGTCCCGTGCTCTATTATTATAACACTTTATTTGAAAATATTTTTGGTCGCCAGATCACAGGCCAGAAAGGTATTTTCAAAAGAGGCTGCCACCCAGTCTGGTGTTAAAACTGTACAGGTGAATAAGAATGAGAGAAAAGCAGCAAAAACTCTATCTATTGTAGTTTTCACCTATCTCACTTGTTGGATTCCAATTTTTTTTATCCAGTTTTTTTCTCACCAATCATCAGTTTACTTAAGCTTTCTGCCATTTCTTAATTCCTTAACTAATCCAATAATTTATGCTTTCTTTTATCCATGGTTCAAAGTGACAGCTAAACATATTTTAACTCTAAAATTAAGGCATTCATAA